The Phycisphaerales bacterium DNA segment GGTGCTCACGGCGTTGGTGATGTCAGTAGAAGTAGACCCGTACCGCGCCCCAGCCCGCGCCCCCACCCGCGCCGCGTTGGAGAGCTGCTGGCACTTCAGCAGGCACCAGCCGTACTCGATTACCCCCAGCACCAGCAGGATCATCAGCTGCGCAACAATGGCCATCTCGACGAGGGCCGCCCCACGCCGCGCACCACCTTGACGTGTCTTCCTCATCCGCGCCATAAGAAGACCC contains these protein-coding regions:
- a CDS encoding TadE/TadG family type IV pilus assembly protein yields the protein MRKTRQGGARRGAALVEMAIVAQLMILLVLGVIEYGWCLLKCQQLSNAARVGARAGARYGSTSTDITNAVSTAMTASGMASSGYTLTVTPANPGTLGAGQLLTVDITVPYANVDAVGIVLIPTPTTIRGRVVMAREGP